The Pelagibacterium halotolerans B2 nucleotide sequence TTGCGGCGGCGGTGTCGATGCCGGCCATGGCGCAGGATGCACCCACGCTCCGGTTTTCGGCCGTGTTTTCCGATCAGGACATCCGCGCCGCCATGATGGGGCAACTCGCCGATGCAGTGCGCGACATCGCCACCATCGAGCCCTATTATGGCGGCACGCTTTTCCGCCAGGGTACCGAACTCGTTGCCCTGCAGCGCGGAAACCTCGAGATGGGCAATATCGCCCCTCAGGATATCTCTAACCAGATCCCTGAATGGTCGCTTCTGACCTCGGCCTATCTGTTCCGTGATGCCGAACATCTGCGGACCTTCTTTGAAAGCGAAGTGGGCGAGCAGTTCAAGCAGATGGCCGAAGACCAGCTCGGTATCCATATTCTTGGGCCAACCTATTTCGGCGCCCGCCAGGTCGGGCTGCGCATCGACAAGGAAATCCAGACGCCGGCCGATATGGAAGGGGTTCGCCTGCGCATGCCCGGCGGCGATGCCTGGCAGTTCCTGGGGAGTTCGATTGGTGCCAGCCCCACTCCGATGGATTACGCCGAGGTTTATACCGGCCTTCAGACGGGCGCCATCGATGGTCAGGACAACCCGTTGCCCAATGTCCAGAACATGAAGTTCTACGAGGTGATGGATCAGATCGTTCTGACGTCGCACCTGATCGGTTACGACCTTCTCGTGATTTCGTCCGATGCATGGAACGCCATGTCGGCAGAGGATCAGGACGCCTTCCAGGCCGCGGCCAGCGAAGCGATCAACTGGAGCCAGGCCGAGCACATCGCCATGGAAGAGCAGTTGATCGGAGAATTCGAAGCCGCTGGCCTCAATATCTACGAACCGGACCAGGACGCCTTCCGCGCCTACGCTCAGGAGCAGTACCTCAACTCCGATATTTCGGCCAGCTGGCCTGAAGGTGCACTCGAAGCCATCAACGCCCTCTAGCGGCAATATTGGGCGCCGTGGTTATTGCCGCGGCGCCCTTTGTGTATTTCCCTGACACCCTGAGCGGATTTTGGGGAGAGGAGATTTCCATGTCCGGACTATTGCGCGTGGGGCGCTGGCTTTCTGCGCGGGCCGAAAACATTCTGGCCCTGATGCTGGGCGCGATGTTTGCGCTGTTCATTTTGCAGATCGTCTTTCGCTACGGACTGCGCATGCAGAGCGGATGGGCCTATGAGCTCAGCGCAATCTTGTGGGTCTGGATAGTCCTGTTCGGGACGACCTTCGTCTTGCGCTCGCGCGACGACGTGCGCCTCGACGTCATCTACAGCTCGGTAAGTGCTCCTGCGCGCAGGATAATGACCGTGATAACGGCCATTGCGCTTGTCGTCCTGTTTGGTCTCGCTCTGCCCGCCATCGTCGACTACGTACTGTTCATGAAGGTGGAAAAGACCGCCTATCTCAAGTTCCGCTACGACTACGTCTATTCGATCTTCATTGTTTTCACCGTCGTGACCATGGCGCGCTACATCTGGCGCGCCGGAGTTGCGGTGTGGGGCAAGGATGCCGATGACGAGTTGGAAGGCCCCGCAAGATGATGTTTCTCGACCCCTTCTTTCTCTGCATCGCTTCCATTCTGGTGCTTGCCGTTCTCGGCCTGCCCATCGGACTTTCGATGATCGCTGGCTCGATCCTCTATCTCTTCATGTCCGGTCTGGACATGGGGATCGCCGCCGAGCAGTTCCTCAACCGAATGTATTCCAACTACATCATTCTTGCGGTGCCGCTCTTTATTCTGGCGGCCGAATTTATGAACACCGGCTCGCTGTCCGACAGGCTCCTGGCCTGGTGTAACGCCGTTGTTGGCCGTTTCCGGGGTGGGTTGGCGCAGGTCAACGTGCTGCAATCGATGGTATTTGCCGGCATGTCCGGATCCGCCATTGCCGACGCCGCCGGTACCGGCAAGATGATCTATTCGCTCATGACCCGAGACGGCAAATACCCCGCCTCGTTTGCCGCGGCGCTCACTGCGTCATCTGCTGTGATCGGACCGATCATCCCCCCGTCCATCCCCATGGTGCTCTACGCGCTCGTTTCCGACGCCTCGATCGGCTATCTGTTTCTTGGCGGCATTGTTCCGGGTGCCATAATGGGTGTGGCGCTGGCCCTGATCGTCTATTTCAAGGCCCGCACCAACGATTTCCCCGTCGAGGATCCCGTTCCGCTGCGCGAGCTGCCACGCATTACATGGACGTCCCTTCCGGCGTTGATGATGCCCGTCGTTCTGCTGTTCTGTATTTACAGCGGCATCACGACCCCCACCGAAGCGGCGGCTGTCGCTGCTGCCTACGCGCTGATCATCTCGATCGTTCTCTATCGCTCGATCAGCCTCAAGAGCTTCTACCAATCACTGGTCACATCATCGAAAACCACAGTCTCCATCGGCATGCTGATCGCCGGGGCGCTGGTCCTCAATTATGTGGTCACTGTCGAAAATATCCCGGCCAGCCTCAGTGTCATCCTGACCGATTGGAATCTCGATCCGATCACCTTCCTGATCTTCGTCAATGTCGTGCTGTTGCTCCTGGGGTGCATGCTCGAGGGAACGGCGATCATTCTCATCATCGTGCCTGTGCTTGTCCCTTCAGCCGCCGCATTGGGTATCGATCTCGTGCATTTCGGTGTCGTGGTGGTCATCAACGTGATGATCGGCCTGATAACGCCGCCTTACGGCATGCTGCTCTTTGTCATGCAGTCGATCTCACGGGCCAAGCTGCGCCACATCGTAAGCGACACCCTGCCGTTCCTCGGCGCGCTGCTGGTTGCGCTCATGATTTTCACCTTCGTCCCGGATACCGTTCTGTGGCTGCCTCGCATGTTTGGCTACCAGGGTTAGTTTTCGAAAGTTTGCGTAATGACCAAACCCATTTTTGTGCTCAATGGCCCCAATCTGAACCGTCTCGGCCTGCGTGAACCCGAGCTCTACGGCGCCACCACCCTGGCCCAGGTTGAGCAACTCTGCCGCGCAAGCGCGGGGGGGCGGCCTGTCGAGTTTCGGCAAACAAATTCGGAAGAGCGCCTGATCGACTGGGTGCACGAAGCAATCGATCATGCGGCCGGAATAATCATCAACCCCGCAGCTTTCACCTTCACCTCGATGGCGCTGCTCGACGCGCTCAAGATGTTCCCCGGCCCGATTTTCGAATTTCACATCACCAATGTGCACCGGCGCGAGGCGATATATCACCACTCCTACGTCTCCAAAGTCGCGACGGCCGTGATGGCGGGAATGGGTGCGGAAGGCTATGGCATGGCCATGCAGGCCATGTGCGCCCGCCGCGACCTTCTGACCTGAGCGTCGGAAATGGCCGGCCTCACATTTACACAGGCCGAGGCGGTTGCCAAAGCGGCGATGGATAGCGCGCGTTCCCACGGGTTCGAACTGGCTGTAGCCATAGTCGATGAGGGGGGCTGGCCACACATTCAGACCCGTATGGACGGCGCGTTTCCGGCCGCCGCCGATGCCGCCCTTGCCAAGGCCCGTTGCGCCGCGCTGTTCCGCCGGCCGACGTCGGATTTTTCCACACGCGTCAAGGATGGAATGCCGCTGGCCCATCTGCCCCACGTGGTCCCGCTTGGCGGCGGCGTTCTGCTCGAACGCGACGGCAAGGTCTTCGGTGCCTTGGGCGTAAGCGGAGCGCGCGAGGATACAGAGACGGCATTGGCCGAGCAGATCGCCGCCGCCTTTGCCGTAGCCGGCATCGCCACACAATAGCTGGACGTTGGACTTGGTCCAGACGCCGGGCGAAGCCTGTTCCCAGAACTGACAACGTCACCCCCCTTAGAGCGTGTCCAGCAAAAGCGGAAACGGTTTTGCGGTTCGGACACGTGATAAAACAAAGGCTTAGAGCCAAGGATTTGATTCAATCAAATCCTGAACGGCTCTAGCAACCTTGATGCCATAAGGCGACAAGGCGATGACGTTCGTCATTTTGACGCTGAAAAAACAAATTAGCATATGAAATAAAAAATCTCATATTAAATCTTGCATGGCTGATTTTATCGTGCAATCAATCGCTGGGTCCGCAGACATACCGCGGCCCATACCGGCGCAGCTTCTGGCTGATGAACCAGCGCCAGGCTGCCGTCCGACCGACGATTTGGAGGAGATCAAGAAGATGACCAAGCTGATCGCGCGCCTTGCTGGCGCGGCCGCAGTTTTCACCGCACTGACAAGCCTGCCCGCAATGGCGCAGGTGCCCGAGCAATACACCACTTTTGAAAAATATGGCGTTTGCGGCAGCATCGACGATAGCTGCTACAATCCCTGGAACAATCGCACCGAAGGCGAGGAAGAACCCTGGAAGGTTCTCATTTACTATCACGTCGCGCCGGGTGTGAACCCGCACGGCAATCTCGAGGCCGGCGTCGCCGCCTTGACCGAGCTTTTCGAGGGCGAGGGCTATGAGGTTACCGCGTCAAACGATCCCACGACTTTTGAAAGTTCGCGCAATCTGAGCGCGATGGACACCATCGTGTTCTTTTCGACCGGCCGTGAAGCGCTGAGCGATCTGGGCAAGCACCAACTCATGCTCTACACGCGCGGCGGTGGCGGCTTTGTCGGCATCCACAACGCGTTCGGCACCAGCTATGGCTGGACCTGGTATGAGGGCCTGCTTGGCGGCCAGCTATTTAACCATGGTCCGCGCCAGCTTGCCTCGATTCAGGTGCAATCGGAAAACGATCCGTCGGTTGCCCACCTCGAAGATGGCGACAGCTTCGATCAGGAAGAATGGTACAATATCTACCCCGATCCCCGGCAGCTCTCCGACATCAATATCCTGCTGACAGTCGATGAAGCGACGATGACCCAGGGGCAGTCGAGCACCCATCCCGGCATGGGCGACGGACACCCGGTGTCCTGGTGCCATTATTACGATGGCGGTCGGGCCTGGATGACGGTCCTCGGGCACAGCGAAGAAATCCTTGAGGACGAGAACTTTCTCCAGCACGTGCTCGGCGGTGTCAACGGCACCATGGGCAAGGACGATTTCTGCCTCGAATAGTTCGGCACGTCCAAACCATGGCCTCCGGCGATCCCCGGAGGCCATGCCGGCCATCGGCGGCCCTTCTGCGTCAAATGGGGCCGTCGGTGGACCTTTTCGATAGGAGTTCACAATGAAGGTTGGGACACGTTTTCCCTCGGCTCACCGAAGCCTGATGCGGCGCGTCGCTATCGCAGCGTCGATCGTTCCTCTGGCAATAGTGCCTGCAACGGCCTGGGCACAATCGCCGGCTTACGAACTCTCGGGTGGAGCGATTTCTCCCGATCAGGTCGCGCGGGGGGAGGCGGCCTTCATGACCAATTGCTCGGGCTGTCACGGCGACGACCTGCGCAGCATCGATTCCAACGCGCCCGACCTGCGGGGGCCCTCGTTCCAATATGGATGGGTCGACACCCCGCTCTCCGAAAAGTTCGAAAAGATCACGTCCACCATGCCTCCGGGCTTGGCCGGTTCGCTAAGCGACCAGACCTATGCCGACATCATGGCGTTTATTCTCGCAACCAACGGGGTGGCCCCCTCCGAAGGGGAGTTGCCCGGCGATGGCGAGGCGCTTGCGGCCTATGTCGTAAATCAACCCTGACTTCCATTTTCCCTTGCAGTCCTGAACGGAGTGCATTGCTCAACGACGAGGAGGATGAGCATGAAGACCAATCTCTTGGGTGCAAGCCTGATTGTGCTCGGCGCGCTGGCCATGGCGGCCCCCGCCACGGCCCAGATGGCCGATTTCGAGCCGGTGACCGATGAGGATATCCTCAATCCCGATCCAGCCGACTGGATTCACTGGCGCAATACGCTCGATGGCTGGGGCTATTCCCAACTCGATCAGATCAACGCCGAAAACGTGGGCGAGCTGGCCTATGCCTGGGGCTGGGCCATGGAGCCGGGCAGCCAGGAAACCACGCCCATCGTCCACAATGGTATCATGTATCTGGCCAATCCCGGCGCCGTGGTTCAGGCCCTTGATGCGACTTCAGGCGAGATGCTCTGGGAATATCGCCGCGAAATGCCGGAAGGATCGCGCCCCGGTGGCCTCAATCGCGGCCTCGCGATCTACGGCAACAAGGTATATCTGCCCACCCCCGACGCCGCGCTCGTCGCCATCAACGCGGAAACCGGCCAGGTCGAATGGGAAGCTCAGGTCGCAGATTACGAGAACCGCAAATCACTGACCGCCGCCCCGCTCGTTGCCGATGGCAAAGTGTTTGTCGGCTTCCAGGGTTGCAACCGCTTCAGCGAGGAAAAATGCGCCATGGTGGCGTATGACGCCGAGACCGGCGAAGAACTCTGGCGCACCATCACTGTCGAGCGTCCCGGCGAGGGCGAGCAGGATACCTGGGAAGACATTCCCTTTGCCCTGCGCGGCGGCGGCGATATCTGGACCACGGCGACCTATGATCCTGAGGCGGATCTGATCTATATTGGCGTGTCGCAGGCCAAGCCCTGGTCGCGGGTGAGCCGTGCCAATGAAGGCGCCTCGCTTTACACCACCTCCACCCTCGCCCTGGCACCCGATACCGGGGAAATCGTCTGGCACCGCCAATACATCCCTGGCGAAACCAACGATATGGACGAGTCCTTCGAGCACATTCTTATCGATATCGACGGCGAGCCGGCTTACGTCAATATGGGCAAGCTGGGCATCCTGTGGCGCGGCAATCGTGAGACAGGCGAACCTCTGCCGGCCTTCGATTTTGGCATGCAGGACCAGATCGATCTCAATCCCGATGGAACCTTCGCCGGCTACCGCGAAGGCAAGATCGGCGAGATCGGCGTGCCGATGACGACCTGCCCGAGCTCGACCGGCTTCCGCAGTTGGCGTGCCATGGCGTTCTCGCCGGAAACGCGTGCCGTCTATGTCCCGCTCGCCATCAACTGCGATGACGGCATCATCTATACCGAAGTCGAGATGGTCGAAGGTGGCGGCGGCAACGGCCGCAGCGGCACAAATCGCATCAATCACCCCGACGATCCCGAAAATTCGGGCCGCATCCTTGCGATGAACGTCGATACCGGTGAGACCATGTGGGAATTCCCCATGCGCACCACCGCAAATTCGGCGACCCTGACCACCGCCGGCGGCGTTGTGTTCGCCGGTGACTGGGCGCGCAATTTCTACGCTTTCGACGCGGAAGACGGCGACGTGCTCTGGGACGTTACACTGCCTCAGGCCGCCCAGGGCTACCCGATCAGCTACGAGGTCGATGGACGCCAGTATGTCGCGGTGCCGGTCGGGGTCGGCGGCGCGACCTGGTCGACCAGCGTTCCCTCCACGCTCGCCCCGGAAGTGCGGCGTCCGTCGGGTGGCAACATGATGATGGTCTTCGCCCTGCCTGAAGGCGCCTGATCGATGCGGGGGCGGATGAAAATCCGCCCCTGTTCCACGGCTACGAAGAGGCACCTATGAACCTCCCATCGACAATGCGCCGCTGTCTTTCGGCTTTCGGGGTCTGGACCCTGCTTGCCGGTCAGGCAATTGCGCAGGTGCCCTTCGTTCCGGCCGAGTTCTACAACACCATTCGCCCCGATTTCGGAAATCGGCTTCCCCTCTGCGTGTTGCCCGACAGCGCCACCCTCGAGCAGGATCGTCAAGCGGCGCGTAGCATCGCCCGGATGCTGCTGCTTGAACCCGACATCGTCGAGATCGACGCCGATATGGGTATGCTCGATGAATTGGGTATCTGGCCGGTGATCTTTGAGGAACTGGCCGAAAGCTGCGTTGGCGTTTTGGGTGTCCAGATCATTCCCGGTGAGGTCGCGCCCGATTGGATGACGCTTTCCCAGCCGTACTTCGAAGCGCCCTATGTGCTTCTGACCCGCGATCCGGCGGTCGAGACGCTGGCCGATCTGCCGGCAGGCACGCGGCTCGGTGTCCCCCTCTACACCCCGATCGATACTGAAGTCATGACCATGATCGCGGCGGGTGGAGAATTTTCAGAGCTACGACGACTGCCTTACGACCGGCCCGAACTGATGACCGAGCTGATGCGCAATGGAGAGTTCGACGCCGCGATTGTCTGGTCTCCCCATCTCGATCTTGCTCAGGTCCAGCCGCTCGATTTTTTCGCCTCGCAGGCGAGC carries:
- the dctP gene encoding TRAP transporter substrate-binding protein DctP, which translates into the protein MILNLTRRALMLGSVAIAAAVSMPAMAQDAPTLRFSAVFSDQDIRAAMMGQLADAVRDIATIEPYYGGTLFRQGTELVALQRGNLEMGNIAPQDISNQIPEWSLLTSAYLFRDAEHLRTFFESEVGEQFKQMAEDQLGIHILGPTYFGARQVGLRIDKEIQTPADMEGVRLRMPGGDAWQFLGSSIGASPTPMDYAEVYTGLQTGAIDGQDNPLPNVQNMKFYEVMDQIVLTSHLIGYDLLVISSDAWNAMSAEDQDAFQAAASEAINWSQAEHIAMEEQLIGEFEAAGLNIYEPDQDAFRAYAQEQYLNSDISASWPEGALEAINAL
- a CDS encoding TRAP transporter small permease, whose translation is MSGLLRVGRWLSARAENILALMLGAMFALFILQIVFRYGLRMQSGWAYELSAILWVWIVLFGTTFVLRSRDDVRLDVIYSSVSAPARRIMTVITAIALVVLFGLALPAIVDYVLFMKVEKTAYLKFRYDYVYSIFIVFTVVTMARYIWRAGVAVWGKDADDELEGPAR
- a CDS encoding TRAP transporter large permease; the encoded protein is MMFLDPFFLCIASILVLAVLGLPIGLSMIAGSILYLFMSGLDMGIAAEQFLNRMYSNYIILAVPLFILAAEFMNTGSLSDRLLAWCNAVVGRFRGGLAQVNVLQSMVFAGMSGSAIADAAGTGKMIYSLMTRDGKYPASFAAALTASSAVIGPIIPPSIPMVLYALVSDASIGYLFLGGIVPGAIMGVALALIVYFKARTNDFPVEDPVPLRELPRITWTSLPALMMPVVLLFCIYSGITTPTEAAAVAAAYALIISIVLYRSISLKSFYQSLVTSSKTTVSIGMLIAGALVLNYVVTVENIPASLSVILTDWNLDPITFLIFVNVVLLLLGCMLEGTAIILIIVPVLVPSAAALGIDLVHFGVVVVINVMIGLITPPYGMLLFVMQSISRAKLRHIVSDTLPFLGALLVALMIFTFVPDTVLWLPRMFGYQG
- a CDS encoding type II 3-dehydroquinate dehydratase gives rise to the protein MTKPIFVLNGPNLNRLGLREPELYGATTLAQVEQLCRASAGGRPVEFRQTNSEERLIDWVHEAIDHAAGIIINPAAFTFTSMALLDALKMFPGPIFEFHITNVHRREAIYHHSYVSKVATAVMAGMGAEGYGMAMQAMCARRDLLT
- a CDS encoding GlcG/HbpS family heme-binding protein — encoded protein: MAGLTFTQAEAVAKAAMDSARSHGFELAVAIVDEGGWPHIQTRMDGAFPAAADAALAKARCAALFRRPTSDFSTRVKDGMPLAHLPHVVPLGGGVLLERDGKVFGALGVSGAREDTETALAEQIAAAFAVAGIATQ
- a CDS encoding ThuA domain-containing protein, producing MTKLIARLAGAAAVFTALTSLPAMAQVPEQYTTFEKYGVCGSIDDSCYNPWNNRTEGEEEPWKVLIYYHVAPGVNPHGNLEAGVAALTELFEGEGYEVTASNDPTTFESSRNLSAMDTIVFFSTGREALSDLGKHQLMLYTRGGGGFVGIHNAFGTSYGWTWYEGLLGGQLFNHGPRQLASIQVQSENDPSVAHLEDGDSFDQEEWYNIYPDPRQLSDINILLTVDEATMTQGQSSTHPGMGDGHPVSWCHYYDGGRAWMTVLGHSEEILEDENFLQHVLGGVNGTMGKDDFCLE
- a CDS encoding c-type cytochrome codes for the protein MKVGTRFPSAHRSLMRRVAIAASIVPLAIVPATAWAQSPAYELSGGAISPDQVARGEAAFMTNCSGCHGDDLRSIDSNAPDLRGPSFQYGWVDTPLSEKFEKITSTMPPGLAGSLSDQTYADIMAFILATNGVAPSEGELPGDGEALAAYVVNQP
- a CDS encoding pyrroloquinoline quinone-dependent dehydrogenase, with protein sequence MKTNLLGASLIVLGALAMAAPATAQMADFEPVTDEDILNPDPADWIHWRNTLDGWGYSQLDQINAENVGELAYAWGWAMEPGSQETTPIVHNGIMYLANPGAVVQALDATSGEMLWEYRREMPEGSRPGGLNRGLAIYGNKVYLPTPDAALVAINAETGQVEWEAQVADYENRKSLTAAPLVADGKVFVGFQGCNRFSEEKCAMVAYDAETGEELWRTITVERPGEGEQDTWEDIPFALRGGGDIWTTATYDPEADLIYIGVSQAKPWSRVSRANEGASLYTTSTLALAPDTGEIVWHRQYIPGETNDMDESFEHILIDIDGEPAYVNMGKLGILWRGNRETGEPLPAFDFGMQDQIDLNPDGTFAGYREGKIGEIGVPMTTCPSSTGFRSWRAMAFSPETRAVYVPLAINCDDGIIYTEVEMVEGGGGNGRSGTNRINHPDDPENSGRILAMNVDTGETMWEFPMRTTANSATLTTAGGVVFAGDWARNFYAFDAEDGDVLWDVTLPQAAQGYPISYEVDGRQYVAVPVGVGGATWSTSVPSTLAPEVRRPSGGNMMMVFALPEGA
- a CDS encoding substrate-binding periplasmic protein, yielding MNLPSTMRRCLSAFGVWTLLAGQAIAQVPFVPAEFYNTIRPDFGNRLPLCVLPDSATLEQDRQAARSIARMLLLEPDIVEIDADMGMLDELGIWPVIFEELAESCVGVLGVQIIPGEVAPDWMTLSQPYFEAPYVLLTRDPAVETLADLPAGTRLGVPLYTPIDTEVMTMIAAGGEFSELRRLPYDRPELMTELMRNGEFDAAIVWSPHLDLAQVQPLDFFASQASVAPLRQDTRAVAVLMRTQDQMLRTMIDQAIDAAGAQTP